In Trichoplusia ni isolate ovarian cell line Hi5 unplaced genomic scaffold, tn1 tig00000111, whole genome shotgun sequence, the genomic stretch AACTgtgtcaaccttaaaagatagacttATACTGTTAAGGACTCTAACGTcgtccttttttttaattgctgctctataattagtataattacccttcctcaataaatgagCTATCTataattgcatttaaataatttttgaaatccgatcagtagtttttgagattaAGATGTACCGAACCGAATATAGAATTCCTAAGTTCTCCTAACGGCATTTTTTTCGCACCAACACCTAATTATCATTATTGGTAAATTCGCACAGCTAACGCTTAGCTGCGAACACcttgcattaatttattaaatttcctatacagatttaattttatttctttattttctacttttttaagACCTTCAAGTATTAACCCAAAGTCTCCGTTGTATTCGGGCTCACAGTGTGATGGTAGGAGATGCATAActagtaaatatatttctggTTTATCAAACTCCATTAATCCTAAACATATCAAAATCATAAACGCATCTCTATGACTGTAAATATCAAATTTGTATATCAActtgtgtattttgttaattatcatTGAAGTTAGATCTGTCAATATGGAAGCGAAATACATTCCTTTTTCGATGTaagatttaattacattttctaatTCCTTAGCAAAATTTAAAGCGTTATGTCTCATTTGTATTTGAGTGTCACCGCTTTCATCCCAGTTTGCTCCGACTATTGCTCTTCTAGTCGCAAACCCAAGTTCAAGTTCCCAAACATTATCGTAATTCTCTTCGAATGATAATGTTTCTTCAAGTTGTTTTTTCACAGACctcaaaacaatatcaatattaccGAAATTCTTTATATCCACATAGTAACCCGATTCTTCAAGATTGTTTACGAAACTTAAACAGCTTTCTTTTAAGGCATATTTAGGTTCCGTAAGAcatcgttttattaaattttgtgttaatttaatttttttgtccAGATCAGTTTCGTTTTCagaatgtataatatatttgacaGTAAGGTTCCATTTAGCTCCGATTATTTCTTCTATTTCTGAATGACTTGTGTTTTTTGGACCATGTTCTGTAAATAAAGATGCTATAAATTCGTCAACAATTTCTGCGATGATCTCTTggtttattaaactaaaattatccGTTATATAATGCAATACGCTATTCATATGTGAAAGGTTCAGTTGTTTTACAGGTAATTGGCTAACTACTTTCCAAACAATTCGCGTAAATTCAGATAGTAAGCGACTGGGAAATTCATCATCCACAAAAAGTTCAAACAACTCTTTGTCATCGTTCTCATTTACAGTCCATGTAATACTTTTTAACGTATCAAATAGCTTATCTTGCGAATCATTACTAAGttcttttataatctttatataAAGGGCCTTGTAAATTATCAATCTTAGGgaaatatttttcgtttcctTCCAAACATCTAAAACCAGTGTGTTAAGATTTTCGATACTGAAACATTCAAACGCGAGACGAATGCCATGTTTTTGAATGGATACTGGTGTATCTAATAGTGCTCGAACAAATTCTATGCACTGAGGTAATGGCAGGTTTGCCAAGTATGATTGAAACGTAGGCAAACAAAACCGCACATAGTCGCCTTTGATATATTTGAGCATGACTTCAAGAGCAACCGGTGGCCGCGAGTAGCACGCATGGGCGCATATGGCCTGTTGAATCAGTAGCATGTTTTTGTCAGCGGTTACGTGATCTATTTTTGCCTCTTCAGGAGcatatttgttcataaaatcCGTTTTAAATTTCTCATCGGCGAGTTGGAAGATGCCATGCGTAGCAGCTCTAGCGTTTTTGTAGAACAACTCTTTATCTTTCAATAAATCATCGTAAAAATCGAGGAAGTCCTTTGCGATATCACCAGGATAATATGTTTTCAGAAGTGTTTGGAGCTGGCTCAAGTTGTAGTAAGCGCCACCAATGTGTGTTTTTATCATTGGCAGGTTTTCTACTAGGAGTTTCGCATCTTTTTTCAAATCACGTTTTAAGTTGCGGGGCTTCGAGTCTTCgccattataaaaaagtttatggtATTTAAATTCAGACGagtctaaatttaaaaacgtagtTACAACATCTGGGATGTCTTCTTTAGTCTTttcgttatagtataaaaggtCTAAAGTGAAGTGGATAAATCTTCGCAGTTCGTGCTGTATATCATCATTATACGGAACTTTTCTGTATTTCTCTATTTCGCTCACGTAAATATCGAAGAGGAAATCGTATACCATAGCCCGTTGGTCTTTCGTCAactttttgtgtttgtatttaatctataaaaatatacattagtCTTAACCTCTTTAATTAAAGCTTCGTCTACGTCTaacttgtttattatacaataaactaaagcaataattttaaattcgctTCTACCATTAAATTGTTGAACTTTATCGTAAACATCTAtgctgtgaaatattttgtttaaagcgtTCCAGCAATCATTATCAAATTGGTAAACATCAAATTCTTGAAACAACTTATCTAAGAAATTCTCTTTAATGTATTTTGCTTCATTGTTGTGTCTttcataataatactttaacattttttctacGCAACGATTCCAAATCGTTGGATTCGCAAGATGGATTTTTGCAGACTCAATTAGAACGTTGATAATCATTGCTCTGCGCGTTTGATCTGTGGTCCTattgacataattttttatgttactaaAAGCCTTATCAAAGCTGACGAACTTATACCAAATGTATTCATTGTCATTGCCGAGAATCTCATTACCGCTTGCAATCTGTTTAAGAgcccatttttctttttcttcatcTGTCATTAAATGATAACACTCTTGGTTATAAAATTCCAAAGTCATTTCAAATTGTTTACCTGGGTATGACGTggtaaagatttgttttataaatgcaaaCTTATCAtcctttaatatattaataatatgtttgtatgtgCTATAGTAGTTCTCGTACCAAAAGGAATCCACTTTTTCTGGTATTAAAGCTTTTAAGTAAGTTTTTGCATCATCCGGGTTGCTGTTAGCAACCAACACACTTGGGTTCAGTATTCGCACATATAGCAACGGAAGTTTGAGAACTCTTTTCCTATGTTTTTTCATTATCTGTTTAGAAATACGTGCACCTAGTTGACCATAGCTTGCATCCTTAACCCTTAAATGcatgaattattaaattgtaatgaatttttttttttcaattctttagAAGCTGCGATTAAcgggaaaaataataaaaaaaataacaattaatattttataggtttttaataaaaaaatcatgttgaTGCATTTTTGGGACATTATGCAAGatcgacaaaaaaaatgcttttattaattaactgtgGAACAAATTGAAACAATCGTTTCCTTTCTTTGCACAAAGGAATACACTGCACTTTGTGCATTTTACAAAGCTCTGTAGCTTACAGCCAGGTCTCTTGCACCTCATGCGTTGGTCGGTTTTAATTTGGCTATGACCAAGATTGTCTAACCGAACGTCAGACGGTGGAAGAACCTGGCAccctttctttctttttgccTCTATGGTTTCAGTGATGCTGCTGTTGCTAGGACGTCCTCTTGTTGGCTGGGTCGTAGTACCATAGGTACATAAGACATCAGCCAGCTCTGACCTGAATTCTGACAGATTTTTAAGCTTCTTTGGATCTGCTCCTTTTCTTGTCTCCACAGTTTTGTATAGAACCCAAGAATTTATAATAGATACATCTAAAAGGTGGTAAAAAATCCTCATATACCATTTTCTAGTCTTGACTTTAATTCTATATCTGCCCAAAAATGAATCCATCAGATCAACGCCCCCCATATGGGCGTTGTATTCTTTGACTATTTTTGGGcagtctattattatttttttcttttctattttgtcATATCTTTCGATAGACTGTAATGGTTCAGCTCCTACGTAGGTCGAGAGCAGAACTACTTGCTTATTGTCTTTCCAACTCACTGAAGACATGTCGACCCCATCAATATGTGTAATATATTCCACATAGGACCCTCTTGGCACTTGTTTTTTCATTACATCCTGCTTTGAGGGCAATTTACATTTCTTACCTAGGCGGTTTCTTTGAACAGTTCCTACACATTGTATTCCTTCTTTAGCAAAATAATACATCAAGGGCAATGTGGTATAGAAATTATCATGGTATATAATGTGATTAGCATGTCTAGGAATTATTCTAGCAAGTTTTATCACTGTTTGTGATACAACCCCTATATCAGGCTCGTTAGGCAAACGATCATCTTTTTCTTTGCCAGCGTAAATTATAAAACGATAAGCAAAACCTGTCAGAGaacacaatacaaataatttaaaaccccATTTATGGGGTTTATTaggcaaatattgttttaaaaaatggcCCATCTTGGTAGCACACATTTGCTCATCGATGGATAAGCGCTGACTGATTGGAATGCTGGAGAACTTGGCATTGAGATGTTCAATTACAGGGCGTAGCTTGTGAAGTCGGTCATGCTGGGGATGACCTATTGGTAGGTGTTTATTGTTATCGTTGAAGTGAAGTActcttcttattttttcaaatttattgacAGGCATCGCTTTTATAATTGCTTCAAACCCGTGCTTGTTAGCCCAGTAACCACGTACACTTGGATAGTGGTAGACACTCATATAAATCAAGATTCCGAGATATTTTCGCAGTTCTCCTAATGTTATGACGTCAGGTCTATCAGGTTTCTTTTGTACAgcataataatttgtttcagtaACAATTTGTGAAAGAAAATCTTCAGTAAAAAAGTAGGAAAAAAATTGGAAAGGTGTCTGAAGGTTCATCAAACTTTCAGGGTATTCTTCAGTTCCATTAAATTTTATGGCATTTTCGTTGAATGGCAGAGGTTGGTTTTTCCATATCAACCTCTGAATGTCTAAAGAATGTACCGGTGcatcaatattatttgaaggAACAGCATCCGCTATTACAATAGGAGGATCGGGTATAATTTCTTCGTTATTATCACTAGACCTAGCCTCACCGTCGTCATTATCATTTTCTAAAACATCTAATAAATCTTGTTGGGTCGGATAAAAATCAAGTTCATCACCGTCCGACTCGAAATCGTCTTCAGAAATGGCGCCATCTTCCAGCTGGCGCAACCAAAACTCAATGTCACCATCTCTCTTATTATTTTCTGccatttctaaaacaaaataaccaacCACATGCATTGCACATGCAACCTCAccaaagcaaaacaaataaaatcacaaaatgtatTGCTTCATATAGCAGtatcaattttttgtttttatgcacCAATAGTGCATGCTGTCCCATTTttgcatcaaaacaaaaaagcatcctGTTCATATAACAattatagtaaatttaaaaaagcataaattattgtataaataatagtcattacctttagaaaacaatttttttttctccaaaatcagcaaataactttgtaatataCGTCGCCAAAGTGCACTCAACTGAAAACTATTTGAGAAACGCGCgccaaaaagtaaaatgttaatcAGCCACAGATAACAACACAAAATGTCACGAGTTGAGTTATTCTGTGGTTAGAGAAGGAGCAAAAGAAACATTTCATACAGCCTAATGTgtcaaacacaaatattatggACGGATATTGGTGGTTTAATTGGGTGATTCAATTTTGGGACACTATGCGTTTAAGGGTTAACTGTTTGTTCCAGTAGGTCTAAATAATCTTCGCTAGAATCTGCAAATAAGTAGCTCAGATCCCGAAGAACAGGGAGCCTATTATTTTCATAGAATAGTTCTATAAAAGCTTTAGCTAGTACGAACGAGTGTCCAATCAAATTCTTTCGCCTTAAGCCTTGTATTGATGTGACTAGTCCACAATTAGAATTGTCTTTTATGACTTCTAATTTGAAGTTATCATTTGTGGAAGTAAGGAATTTTACAGCGATATTGTCTAACCTTTCGGATCgacagtatttataaaattcagcGGCTCTATATTCATTCTGAACATGCATTGATATAGCAAGTAGGAGCTTCCTTTTCATTCTGAAGGACATCAATGGTATAACATTGTTACGAAGATTATCTACACTTATGGTATCGGAGAATTCGTCATCATACATCCATATGCATTTCAGGGCTCTTGAAATATGTAAACTGTCGCCTGACTTCAGGACTTCTATAATGTATCCTATTTTCCTGTATTTCGATGCCAGTTCTATTTTGAACAGTTTGTCTATGTCCGTCTCGCCTTTGATGTCATCGAAACTTACACCATTTGAAGCGGCTTCGCTGACTTTGACGTTAAAGTCGTGCTGCCTCTCCCCCAAACCGTTTCCCGTTAGTTTTATAACCATCTTGTTCGTTGCTGAATCTGTAACAAACGGTTTCTGTATCATTTATTTGGAACTTTAATCCAATTGACTATATACGTAGTTTTACTTCGCCCAGTTATAAACTCAATTTTTAAGTTGTGTTACTTAGTACTGGGACCCAATTCTTCTATTAACAGTGACCGATAAATGAAACAGTGGAACACTTACGGTccatacaatgaatttccaaaagCCTTGGGAGAATACGAACAGTGCCATTGTAATAAGCCTAATTAGTGTAATGTGATATCCGCAAGAAAACTAATTAAGTtcggatatttttaaaattgtcttctCAACTGAGAAAAATGCTTATGGCTGTATAGGGTTACTTTTTAACGACCAGCCAAATTTTCCAATACGTTTCTGTTGCGTAGATCGTTCTTATTACtgatttatcattatttatttttttaataatactggGGTTTTCGAAAatatgttaaatgaaatataatttacatgtacataatttattcatgaaGTCCTTAAAACAGATGTAGATGAAAAGCAAACTCCTTCCAGGGACTCGAACCCAAAATTCGCCGTATGTGTTTCTATGCAGTTTATTACAATATGTAGCAGGTTTACCACTTGAGTAAAAGCattttatcagtttattttatCCATTTTGTGACTAATACATATCGTAAGTACCCACTGTGAGCAATATCTTTATTGTTAGGCAGTGACAAACTaagttataatttgttaaacGATTGGACCATAAAGCCAgaagtcgcaggttcgaatcctgtcagTATTTAATTACAAGGATTTAACTCTTTAGTGCGGGATTTGCTTTTCAATATGCAAAAGTGTGCAGTCTCGTAACAGACCGATGCGTGATTGGAAATTGGACGAAATTTGACACTATTTATATACTTTCAAGCATTTCTACCAAcgcaataattgaaaattcattgtttccatttatttatcggccattgtaaatagcgaaaTTGGGGGCCTGCGTACCTTGTAAATAAGGTAATCGAACAACAACAGATAGTCACCTAACTCAAAAAACACCTAAACAGGTGTAGGTGTGAAAAAACTGCATGACCTCAGAGctaataaacacaatattaaaacagatttataatgACTCATTGCCATGCTTCGTTTTCCCCAATTGAACTACGTCATAATGTTTATCACTCCTCTCGCTCAAACTTATAGGCATAGCGGAACTTTCATTCGCACTCCTAGTGTTGGATTTTacgataaaaagaaacatttgtcGATAGTCAGTACCAGGTAATAAGCTGGTAAAATGTGGTTAGCAGGTAAAGGTTTAATGGAATTatgttttattccattttattatCACATGTATTTTTAACACGACTTCTACAAGAAATACATCAGTCCGTTTGGGTATATTGTCATAgccttaaaatattatagtcgTTCAACACAGTAGTCTAACTAGACAGGGCAATCGCGCGGGGTGTGAGGGGCGGAAGCGGGGAAGCCGATACGAAAACAATGTTAACAGTTCCGGACCAGTCTTTCAGGGCTGTCGCGtgttcgttttttatttatttaactgagtAGAAAAATTTAAGGGAGGTCTTTGTCCTGCATTGGGACAGAAACGgctaaacaaagaaaaaactactTGTGCTGGGAGTGGCTGCAAGTCTTTATTTGCGGTCAGGCACAGAATACAGattaataaatctgttttttttatttgttgtgtcGAGCCATGTGGATATCGCTAGAAATGATAATAGTAGATTTCAAACGTGGGAAAATCTAAAATCCCACGTTTGTAAATggcactccattcaaattttatcaaaatcggtccagccctttttatagttgtaaattgcattgtcatcaggtttgaagctaccctgaaaattccaGCCTGCACTTATcgggaagtacctcaaaattaagttgcaaaaatccaaccggaacgacaaacaaacaaacaataagagTGACGtgagtgagtgtataaaaatttGCAAAATGTTCGACTggcataaacattttattaggtTCTGGACACCTGTTTTTAATTCTACTTATATTGTATGGTTGTAGTATTTGTTTCTGTGTTGCATGTcaagatgatatttttttttcaagtgcaAGCAGGAACTAGCatgtcaataataattaactgaATAATTTGAGATGGGCTTGTTTTCACTTTCAAGTGGGtacctacttattaaaaaaaatacataacttgtaaaatatttcttctttcattGTCTACACTCATCTTAGCTAATAAAACGATGATAAGAGCGGGTTAACATTTTTTagactaatatattattatgttatattgcTTTAATGTAATACGgctacttaataaataaataaacataaataacttgTGACAACCCTGGACTGCTTTTTTTAcagaattgattattttttcaaatagtgACCCGGCCCTAGAATGACGCCGCACGGCTGGGCCATGGTGTAGAGGATATCACTAAATTTAAGAAGTATATCTTCATCATTggccaagccttttcccaactatgttcgggACACCTTGTAGTGTGAATCATCtttaaacatacacaaacaaGAGAAAACTTACCCGATTATAACCGTAATAATCCGTATGTAATCAGCGCTACATCGTCCAAAAAGCACTACAGTAAAACTAGTTTTCCACAGCCACCACTCCTAACCTAACTCACGCTCACTCCCTTATGACTCACACACAACACTATTCACTAATATACCCAAGgccaaaaaatataactttatcgAGACAGAATTGTTTGCTGTGCTGCCATCTAGCTGTGTCCGAAAAAGTATTCAAGCGGGAATAATTGAAAGCGGTTTCTTTTGAcctacagaaaatattttaattgaaaactgtATAGAATCGAATCTGCAATAGCATTTCTACGGAAACTTAGAGCCTTAAATTCTCCTTCTTTAATCACCTTCGAGTTAATGTATAACCAACAGAAATGagaaatatcaattaaatgGCGTACCTACGCTCCGCCTAACTTGAAAGCGTCATCCTGCGCCCTATTCATGTCATATTTGTAAGTTTCAAGAATGATTGCTGTATTGTGTTAACTGTAACTATTCCTATAAATACTTACCTACTCTAATCTATTTGTAATTAGTTCTAAAgtgtaaactagatggcgccTCTAGTGGAACAAAACATCCTTCCCAAATTCTGCCTTGATTTTGACAGTTGGAAATTAGCTTTCGACATTTGCTGTCAGAAAGACACATGACATGATCTGCAGTCGAAAATATTAGTCACAGGATAAATAAATGTCTGTGCATTATAATGCCAACTTGTTAATTTCTCAATGCTGTGCACAGCCTTGTACACTTATGTACACTGTACTAAAAAGAATGAGTATCTAtggaattgtaaaaaaaatgttaattacatatcttagaatagaatagatttttatttgcttaatactgattgaatttagattttaaattccTAGATTATTAACTACTAACGAATGTAGTgccatttattataatttaataaataaacataatttaatacacACAAAATGGCTGTATAAGTCATCTTCCTTTGTGCTTAGTTTAGTTGGGTtgataaaaaagatattaaatagaaaatggcGGTTGTTGTCTTTGGGAGAATAGTTCCgtaataatttccattttctcTGTATATGTTTAGCTTGTTTGAGATTAATCTAAACAGTAAACTGATGCATACAGTATTGTTATCTTAATTCAAAACAACTTTATATCCGATGCCAGATATGTATTCTTAACGAGAACTGAATTAGTGCTATCAACGCGGTTTTTCGCTGCGTCTATTTGTCCACATTAGCGTGTTGTGCTAAAATGAACATAACCCTTCGTGTAAGGATGATTCTACCTGTAATAAGtgtgaaaaattaaatgagTGCTATGATGCTGCCGTACTACGGCTTGTTATAGTGTCAGTGATACATTAAAAGTTTGATAACAATGGGTGAAACAGAAGAATTTAATACATTAGCCTTTGAAAAACGATTAATGCAATTAAAAGACACTCAAGAAAGTATCCAGGGATTATCTTCATGGTGCCTTAAACAACGgacacatcataaaaaaattgtatcaagTTGGTTGAATGTGTTGAAGAGGGTTAAGGTGGAGCAGaggcttgttttgttttatctcgCCAACGATGTGATTCAGTACAGTAAGAGGAAGAACTACGAGTTTGTAGAGAGCTGGGGGCTCAATTTACAGAAAGCTACTCCTTTAGTCAGGTATGTACACAAGAACAACATATTGTTATGGCAGGGAAAATCATAAGTAATTGTATGCTCTACCTATCTACCTTCCCATAACTTTTGTTTCTACTATACAATTTGCTTAGTCTACATTATCCTTGAAAGTATTCAATTATAGTTACCCCTcaacgttatttaattttagcttattattaaaaaaacttaactgtCTATAGTTCGCACTACTATTTCCATGCTTTGTATTTTCTAGTAGCTTAACTTCACAATTTTTTCCTTTAACACTTTTTCTTTAAGATAGTTTCAATCATACATGTCTACTATGAGATAAACAACTTTTACCAacagactaaataaataaaattgaatttgaaattaatatcgAAGTAATTTTTGTTGCTTTCAGAGATGAAAAAGTGCGACCTAAAATACTGCGCATCTTCAAAATTTGGGAACAGAGATCGGTGTATGATGATGAATTTCTATCAGATCTGACGGGCTTGTTAAGTGCAGGGGCAATAAAGAAAACAGACGATGAATCTATTGAATTTCAGGTATTCTTTAGTCTTTTGTACTGATACCAGATGGACCCGATTAATGTTAAACCTATACAGAATATGTTCGCTCTTGCATTCAAATATTGATGGAATGAAGGCCTATTATcccatcttaaagtaatattactagGCAAGTGGAAGCATTACAGCATAAAGCAGTGTGTCTCAACTCTAGATGTATGTAAGAAGTCATGAAATCTCATTTGTTTGCGATGCAAGTGGACAAACAATCATtgtaatttctaattattaaatatttctaatttatttgatCAGTCTCCTAGCTATTTATTGtaagattgtaaaataattttatgcaaaatctGCCTAATTTACACTACTTATTGAGTAATGTTTAGAGTTTAATGCTTAAATGGCCAAGCGAATGTATGATATTTATGGCtaattaacttatatttaaattctgaagagtttgttagtttgatGTTTGAGaacaataataatcaaatttctTCCGCAGTCTACATTAACAATACAAATGTAGTTGTTACCGCAGCACTCAACAGTTGTTTATTgatgcaaaaatatttctatcttATAGTCTACTAACTAAAAAGCAGCTAAGAGCAAAGTGTTTTTGGAGAAAACGCAAAAATAAGGGGGAATTTATGTCTCTTGAAAACTATGCAACCTAAGAATGTGGTTGCAAGTTATATATGTAGACAAAGTGTTTGTgcacaataaacaatatatttcattcaatcatattgattacgttttatttaaatgaaacgaAATGACCAATTGTGGCTTAACGGCCTTTTAGTTAGTAGCCAGCAGAGAGTTAGTtccatataaaattttactaaaattggCCCAGGCGTTTTGGTACATTAGTTCGATTTAATATAACGTTATTAAAAGGaatgagcattttttttatttgaacatctGTATTGTTCTTACAGCCTACTCAACTTGTGAACAAAGTAAAGCAATGTGCAGTATTAGAAGCTGATACGGACCTTAGACTGAAGGATATCCATGACAGCCATCTTGAACTATCCGATGCAGATGCACTCAGAACTAGTCTTAAGGGTCTGTATGAAGGTTTGATtgcttgttttttcttttttgttactgctttattttgttcttaCCTTTCGGAGAGTCCTGTGCCCAGTACTGGGTCATTTATAGTCTTatgcttttttatatattttaccgtCTTTATAAATGTCTTAGTGTGTACTGTGATTATTTTTACGTGTTCATGTTAGGAGTTTTGGTAAactagtaaaaaaatgtttttaacgtgtgaagtacaaaatacaatttagttaGTTTATATATTGGATCATAACATCATCTGggcaaaatgaaaaatttatttcatactggtgaaaatatttcacaaaatatattagagTATGATGGaggtacaacctggtgtcagaggcGTCTAAACATCCTGAAATATGCTAATGTTTCCTCGCCATGTTTGCCTTTACTGTTTTCGCCAAGGCATCATTACTAAGACCTAAATTTGCCAAGATTCTAGTAGGATTTGAACCTCCGACTTTCGACTTGACAGTCCAAGAATCATTCTACTAGGCtacttgtttaaataatgacaataatatcTCATTTACAGAGAGAAACAACAAGGATGACGTAGAAAAGGAGTTGAATGATGGCATCGCGTGCGTGGAGAGGTATACGCAAGCGTTACAGAGAGAGATAGTTGCTAGGGAAGCACTGCTAGCCCTCCTAACATCTGCCAATCAGTACTATTCTACTCAGAGGGGTGAAGTTAAAGTCGTCGCCTATGTAAGTATAAACGCCTTTACCATCACTCTGATGATGACTGAAAAAGGGCAGTTTACCTCGCCAATTTATCGGATCATCCTAGTAGTTTCGACTCAAAATTACTTAGTTCCGAAAAACGTCGAAAATCTGTGTTTTTTACGGATTTATTTGTGACTCTAACTTATTTACtagcttttattttacaaaatctatCTAATCAATCGGTTTCCTATTTATCGATCTGCTCGTAAAGTTGGAAGATGCTTGTAAGAGCTCTGCAATACGCTACTTTTTATCACGTCTAAGCCACTGTGCGTTACGTGTCATGGGTTTGGTCCCCGTGTAcgataagtatttgtgtgattcgCGAATCCTAGCtctgagtccgggtgtcttgGCGTGTTGACTTTGACATCgctcaattaaaaattaataaatgtatccAGGCATACAAGAACTTTGGAGCAAGAGTGCGGGTATTAAAACGCAAGCTGGACGAGTTGATACCGACGCTGCCCCACGCGGCCCCGTCGCCG encodes the following:
- the LOC113506902 gene encoding regulation of nuclear pre-mRNA domain-containing protein 2-like isoform X1 produces the protein MGETEEFNTLAFEKRLMQLKDTQESIQGLSSWCLKQRTHHKKIVSSWLNVLKRVKVEQRLVLFYLANDVIQYSKRKNYEFVESWGLNLQKATPLVRDEKVRPKILRIFKIWEQRSVYDDEFLSDLTGLLSAGAIKKTDDESIEFQPTQLVNKVKQCAVLEADTDLRLKDIHDSHLELSDADALRTSLKGLYEERNNKDDVEKELNDGIACVERYTQALQREIVAREALLALLTSANQYYSTQRGEVKVVAYAYKNFGARVRVLKRKLDELIPTLPHAAPSPPQRDEDVPSPGPDEDLDLPAPADRTDDDDSKEYPVIHTRYTRIILIELFQNVSS
- the LOC113506900 gene encoding uncharacterized protein LOC113506900 isoform X2, translating into MVIKLTGNGLGERQHDFNVKVSEAASNGVSFDDIKGETDIDKLFKIELASKYRKIGYIIEVLKSGDSLHISRALKCIWMYDDEFSDTISVDNLRNNVIPLMSFRMKRKLLLAISMHVQNEYRAAEFYKYCRSERLDNIAVKFLTSTNDNFKLEVIKDNSNCGLVTSIQGLRRKNLIGHSFVLAKAFIELFYENNRLPVLRDLSYLFADSSEDYLDLLEQTVKDASYGQLGARISKQIMKKHRKRVLKLPLLYVRILNPSVLVANSNPDDAKTYLKALIPEKVDSFWYENYYSTYKHIINILKDDKFAFIKQIFTTSYPGKQFEMTLEFYNQECYHLMTDEEKEKWALKQIASGNEILGNDNEYIWYKFVSFDKAFSNIKNYVNRTTDQTRRAMIINVLIESAKIHLANPTIWNRCVEKMLKYYYERHNNEAKYIKENFLDKLFQEFDVYQFDNDCWNALNKIFHSIDVYDKVQQFNGRSEFKIIALVYCIINKLDVDEALIKEVKTNVYFYRLNTNTKS
- the LOC113506900 gene encoding piggyBac transposable element-derived protein 3-like isoform X1, yielding MHVVGYFVLEMAENNKRDGDIEFWLRQLEDGAISEDDFESDGDELDFYPTQQDLLDVLENDNDDGEARSSDNNEEIIPDPPIVIADAVPSNNIDAPVHSLDIQRLIWKNQPLPFNENAIKFNGTEEYPESLMNLQTPFQFFSYFFTEDFLSQIVTETNYYAVQKKPDRPDVITLGELRKYLGILIYMSVYHYPSVRGYWANKHGFEAIIKAMPVNKFEKIRRVLHFNDNNKHLPIGHPQHDRLHKLRPVIEHLNAKFSSIPISQRLSIDEQMCATKMGHFLKQYLPNKPHKWGFKLFVLCSLTGFAYRFIIYAGKEKDDRLPNEPDIGVVSQTVIKLARIIPRHANHIIYHDNFYTTLPLMYYFAKEGIQCVGTVQRNRLGKKCKLPSKQDVMKKQVPRGSYVEYITHIDGVDMSSVSWKDNKQVVLLSTYVGAEPLQSIERYDKIEKKKIIIDCPKIVKEYNAHMGGVDLMDSFLGRYRIKVKTRKWYMRIFYHLLDVSIINSWVLYKTVETRKGADPKKLKNLSEFRSELADVLCTYGTTTQPTRGRPSNSSITETIEAKRKKGCQVLPPSDVRLDNLGHSQIKTDQRMRCKRPGCKLQSFVKCTKCSVFLCAKKGNDCFNLFHS
- the LOC113506902 gene encoding regulation of nuclear pre-mRNA domain-containing protein 2-like isoform X2 yields the protein MGETEEFNTLAFEKRLMQLKDTQESIQGLSSWCLKQRTHHKKIVSSWLNVLKRVKVEQRLVLFYLANDVIQYSKRKNYEFVESWGLNLQKATPLVRDEKVRPKILRIFKIWEQRSVYDDEFLSDLTGLLSAGAIKKTDDESIEFQPTQLVNKVKQCAVLEADTDLRLKDIHDSHLELSDADALRTSLKERNNKDDVEKELNDGIACVERYTQALQREIVAREALLALLTSANQYYSTQRGEVKVVAYAYKNFGARVRVLKRKLDELIPTLPHAAPSPPQRDEDVPSPGPDEDLDLPAPADRTDDDDSKEYPVIHTRYTRIILIELFQNVSS